The genomic stretch CGCTGGAAGTTCGCTCTTATAGTGCCGGCACACCAGGCCGCCTGGGTGCGTAAGTCGGTGTTTTTGGCCTTTGGATGCATTACCCCGAACTCCCGACCGGCTCTCCCCTTCTCCGCCTCTCTTATGGCCAGCATGAGAGCGAAGGGGTTCACCGGGTAAGAGGCCGGGGGGTCGGGAAAGTACTCGGTGGCGACAGCGAGGATGGTGGGGAGTTCCCGGGGAAAAGAAAATAGGGTCTCGATCCGGCCCACCAGGCCGTAGGGGTGAGGGGTTTCCTCCAGGAGATCGGAGAGATCCTCCAAAAGCACCCGGAGGAGGTCGAGGTATTCCCGCAACCGCTGTCGCAGATCACGGGATAGGCTCATCGGGGCAGACTCCGGGTGAGCAAAGCCAGCAGTAAGGCCGGGACCAAGATAGAAAGAAAAGAGCCCCAGACCTTGAGGGCGGTGATCTCCCGCTCCACGGCCCGCAGGCGCTCGTCGGCACGTTCCAGGGTGCGCTCCAGTTTATCGAGCGTCCGGGCAATGTGCTTGAGGTCTTTCTCCAGGGGAAGGGCGGCCGCCCCTCCCCCTTTACCGGTTACGTTGGCGGCCACGGATTACCCGGTGACCGTGAGCGGGGTTTCGGTGACTTCTACGAGTTTGGCCTCGTACTTCTCAGTGAGGTCGCCCCCGGCCGAGGCAAAGACGTTCCGGGTGATGACCGTGTCCATGAAGCCCCCCACTTGAGCGCCGGTGACAGCAGGGTCGGCGTCCCGCAGGGTCAGGTTCACCTGGCCTCCGGCTTGGTTGAGGAAAGTCATGATCAGATCCGGCATGGTTCAGCCTCCTTTCTCGATTAGCCTTCGAGGATCTTGTTTTCGAAGCGCCGGATGTCCGCGACGCTGAACACACCCAGGCTGGCCAGTCCCACCGCGATATCGTACACGGCCTGATCGGCAGCCTCCGGTTTCACGTTTCCCCAGCTCCGGGCACTGATGATCGGGTTCCCGGTCGTGGGGTGGGTGCCGGTGACAAAGCGCAGCACCACCCGGCCATTGTAAGGAATACTGAGCATGGCAAATTACCTCCTTTTGGTTGTGTGAGAGCCTCTCATTGTATAGGCCGGGTGGGCGACAGCACTTTAGAAGCGCTTCTTGATTCAGGATTGCGGGGAGTCCGCCGCCGGTTCGCTGGGTTTTTCACCGCTTTCCCCTGTTTGGCGATACCCGATCTCCTCCCCTGTTCCGGAAACTTCCCGGTCGGTGAATTTCCATGCGTGGCAAATCCTGGTTTTTTTCGTCTCTTTCTTGCTCATGCTTTCCTCCTTTTCGCTAATCGGTAAACGGTAAACAGGTTCCGGAACCCCGCCGGTCGCTTTCCCGCGGGGTGGATCCCAGGGCTACCGACCGGCCGCCGGATGCTTTATGCCTTACTGATGCCTCCTTCCCCTTTGAGCTTGTGTAACGCCCGGTTCCGGTAAACCCGCACACTCCCGCGGGAGAGGGCAAGGGCCTGGGCCACCTCCCGCTCACTTTGGCAGTCATAGTACAGTCGGAGGATCACCTCCTTTTCCCGCGCGCTGAGCCGGGACCAGTCCACCTGCAAATGGCGGCGGGGCTCGGGAACCTGCCAGGGGAACTCTTCCTCGGGGTAGAACCGGCGGATCCGTTTCCCCGGGGCGCCCCGGTAGGGCCCCAGGCCCTCCTGGTTCAAGAGACGTTCCCAGGACGAGCCTACGTACTCAACCATTCCCGGATCAGGTAAGTCATATACCCGTAACGTTCGTTCATTTCGGCGCTGTGAAGATGAACCAACTGTTCCCGGTAGAACCCCAGGAGCAAGCGCAGAAGCCGGTCCTGTACGGTCTGGCTGTCGCTGTCTTCCCGGGCCCGGCCCGGGTCGGCGGGGAGAGGTTTCCCGTGGGGTGGAACAAACACCACCCAGTGGTAGGGCACGGTGGCCAGGTAATCGGTGATCCGGCAAACCAGGTGGTCGAAGGCCCGGCCGTCCCGGCGGGTACAGTAGAGAAGCGCATACAGCCAGTTGTCGACCATCGTCCGGTCACAAAGCACCAGTTTGGCCCCGGAGGCGAGGGCCTGTTCCTCCCTCCTGATCATCACCTCGCAAACGTCTGCCTGGTAGCGGAGATACATCTCCGGTTCGGCGCGAAGCTCTTCAAGGGTCTGCGCCTCCCCGATGGCCCGGTAAAGCGCGAACACTTCCCGGGCCACTTCCGGTACGGTCGCTACCTGATACCCTTCCCGGTCAAAGTAGTCGGCCAGTCGGTTGACCAGCGTCGTTTTCCCCACCCCGGCCGCCCCGGAAAATCCCACCACCAGGGGAGTCTTCCGGCGGAAGCGGACTTCAGTCCTGCGCCAGGTCACAGCCATGTTTCACCTCCCGTCGGTTTACCTCGCTATCGGCCCGTACCGCCCCAAGATTTCCGATCTCCGGATTGCTCCTGCGGAAAATCAAAAGGGGAGCTCCTCCAGATCGCTGTCGATTTCATCATCCATCCGGAGGGGAACCTTCCTGGAGAACTT from Atribacteraceae bacterium encodes the following:
- a CDS encoding DUF2922 domain-containing protein, whose protein sequence is MPDLIMTFLNQAGGQVNLTLRDADPAVTGAQVGGFMDTVITRNVFASAGGDLTEKYEAKLVEVTETPLTVTG
- a CDS encoding DUF1659 domain-containing protein, whose protein sequence is MLSIPYNGRVVLRFVTGTHPTTGNPIISARSWGNVKPEAADQAVYDIAVGLASLGVFSVADIRRFENKILEG
- a CDS encoding sigma factor-like helix-turn-helix DNA-binding protein, producing the protein MVEYVGSSWERLLNQEGLGPYRGAPGKRIRRFYPEEEFPWQVPEPRRHLQVDWSRLSAREKEVILRLYYDCQSEREVAQALALSRGSVRVYRNRALHKLKGEGGISKA
- a CDS encoding ATP-binding protein, whose translation is MAVTWRRTEVRFRRKTPLVVGFSGAAGVGKTTLVNRLADYFDREGYQVATVPEVAREVFALYRAIGEAQTLEELRAEPEMYLRYQADVCEVMIRREEQALASGAKLVLCDRTMVDNWLYALLYCTRRDGRAFDHLVCRITDYLATVPYHWVVFVPPHGKPLPADPGRAREDSDSQTVQDRLLRLLLGFYREQLVHLHSAEMNERYGYMTYLIREWLST